From the genome of Psychrilyobacter atlanticus DSM 19335, one region includes:
- a CDS encoding ClC family H(+)/Cl(-) exchange transporter, with the protein MNLGNLSEIIQNKNIRLYLLSIMTGLLTGLVVVSYRISLNLMTNLRIKTFSEIASGKLYLFGITIVVFIFIAILLNRLITKHPMIKGSGIPQIKGVLLMQFEYNWIKELFYKFVGGLLSIGSGLSLGRGGPSIQLGSQVGYGIGKIFKVSDVNKKHLISSGISGGLSAAFSSPLSGIIFTIEEIHKSLTPVLLICISLGSITAEVVNQTILGKERLFNFQGFIPNTLNHFQNFIFVFIFAILISILGMLFTTNLLKFQNFYLQLKVTPLFKSLIIFAISIIIGIFIIDVQGVGYKLILKAGHETLTFKFIACLLLGKLIFTILSNGPGFPGGLFLPSLVLGALAGNLFGMGLEFFSSGNQNLQQYFLVLGMAAFFTAVMRTPLTGNVLLLEMTGSFEYLDSLILVTLISYITTELMGILPITSVLYKNLEKNNKYSYNGIN; encoded by the coding sequence ATGAACTTAGGCAATTTAAGTGAAATAATTCAAAATAAAAATATAAGGCTGTATCTATTAAGCATTATGACTGGTCTTTTGACAGGATTAGTAGTCGTATCTTATCGCATTTCTCTAAACTTAATGACTAACCTTAGAATAAAAACTTTTTCTGAAATAGCTTCTGGTAAACTATATTTATTTGGAATAACTATAGTTGTTTTTATTTTTATTGCAATCTTACTTAACAGATTGATTACTAAACATCCTATGATAAAAGGAAGTGGAATTCCACAAATAAAAGGGGTACTCCTCATGCAATTTGAATATAATTGGATTAAAGAACTTTTTTATAAATTTGTTGGAGGTCTTCTCAGTATTGGAAGTGGGCTTTCTCTTGGAAGGGGAGGACCGTCTATTCAATTAGGATCCCAAGTCGGGTATGGGATTGGAAAAATCTTTAAAGTTTCTGATGTGAATAAAAAACACCTTATAAGTAGCGGTATCAGTGGTGGGCTTTCAGCAGCTTTTAGTTCTCCTCTTTCTGGAATTATTTTTACTATCGAAGAAATTCATAAATCTCTTACTCCAGTACTACTTATTTGTATTTCTTTGGGTAGCATTACTGCTGAAGTTGTTAACCAAACAATTTTAGGGAAGGAAAGGTTATTTAACTTTCAAGGTTTTATTCCAAATACCCTTAATCATTTCCAAAATTTTATATTTGTATTTATATTTGCAATTTTAATCAGTATATTAGGAATGTTATTTACTACTAATCTTCTAAAATTTCAGAATTTCTACTTACAATTAAAAGTTACTCCGCTTTTTAAATCTCTAATTATCTTTGCTATTTCTATCATAATAGGAATATTTATTATAGATGTCCAAGGAGTTGGCTATAAATTAATTTTAAAAGCTGGACATGAAACTTTAACATTTAAATTTATCGCATGTTTGTTATTAGGTAAATTAATTTTTACAATCTTAAGTAATGGACCAGGATTTCCTGGTGGCTTGTTTCTTCCAAGCTTAGTTTTAGGAGCTTTAGCAGGAAATTTATTTGGTATGGGATTAGAATTTTTTTCAAGTGGCAATCAAAATTTACAGCAATATTTTTTAGTTCTAGGAATGGCGGCTTTTTTCACTGCAGTTATGAGAACCCCTCTCACTGGAAATGTGCTTCTTTTAGAAATGACAGGTTCTTTTGAATATTTGGACAGCCTTATCTTGGTTACATTGATCTCTTATATCACTACTGAATTAATGGGTATACTTCCAATCACCAGCGTTCTATATAAAAACTTAGAAAAAAATAATAAATATTCATATAACGGAATTAACTAA